In a genomic window of Mycolicibacter heraklionensis:
- a CDS encoding cobalt-precorrin-6A reductase yields MTRLLLLGGTAEARALADRLVAAGVDVTTSLAGRVADPRLPTGAVRIGGFGGIDGLRAALAAYDLVVDATHPFATTMSANAAAACAAAGRPLLRLERPGWSQRAGQSWQWADSHAHAAQITARLGRRPVLTIGRQQLASYLPALADAEVLARVVEPPSISLPPNWSVIRDRGPYALPGELELLRDHRADVVVTKDSGGEYTWPKMLAAEELGLPVVIVRRPARPAGVPAVYDVERALAWVLSGD; encoded by the coding sequence GTGACGCGCCTGTTGCTGCTCGGCGGCACCGCCGAAGCCCGAGCACTCGCCGATCGGCTGGTCGCCGCGGGTGTCGACGTCACGACCTCGCTCGCCGGCCGGGTCGCCGACCCACGGCTGCCGACCGGGGCGGTGCGGATCGGCGGATTCGGCGGAATCGACGGTCTGCGAGCGGCATTGGCCGCCTACGACCTCGTCGTGGACGCCACCCACCCGTTCGCGACGACGATGTCGGCCAACGCGGCCGCGGCATGCGCGGCGGCCGGGCGGCCGCTGCTGCGGCTCGAGCGGCCCGGCTGGTCGCAGCGCGCCGGACAGTCGTGGCAGTGGGCCGACTCGCACGCCCACGCCGCGCAGATCACCGCCCGGCTGGGGCGGCGGCCGGTGCTGACCATCGGGCGTCAGCAGTTGGCGTCGTACCTGCCGGCGCTGGCCGACGCGGAGGTGCTGGCGCGGGTGGTCGAGCCGCCGTCGATCAGCCTGCCGCCCAACTGGTCGGTGATCAGGGACCGGGGTCCCTACGCGCTGCCCGGTGAACTCGAGTTGCTGCGCGATCACCGCGCCGATGTGGTGGTCACGAAGGACTCCGGGGGTGAATACACCTGGCCGAAGATGCTGGCCGCCGAGGAACTCGGCCTGCCGGTGGTGATCGTGCGCCGCCCGGCCCGGCCGGCGGGCGTGCCGGCAGTGTACGACGTCGAACGAGCGCTGGCCTGGGTGCTATCCGGCGATTGA
- the cobF gene encoding precorrin-6A synthase (deacetylating) codes for MKVWILGVGMGPAHVTAEVADALRSADYVVAPEKSSDDALLALRRAVVDAYAGTVPIVTVSDPRRDRSPGLTTAGYENAVADWHAERAARYAEVLRERGGTAAFLVWGDPALYDSTIRIVEQVKALGLELDYDVLPGISAPQLLAARHRIVLHEVGRPVHITTGRRLLEAVDEGQDNIVAMLNSELDLSAVADWTIWWGANLGATGERLISGRVADVADEIAAARGAARAEAGWVMDVFLVRRT; via the coding sequence GTGAAGGTTTGGATTCTCGGTGTCGGCATGGGGCCTGCGCACGTCACCGCCGAGGTCGCCGACGCGCTGCGATCGGCCGACTACGTGGTGGCCCCCGAGAAGTCCTCCGACGACGCCCTCTTGGCACTTCGGCGGGCAGTCGTGGACGCGTACGCCGGCACGGTTCCGATCGTCACCGTCTCCGACCCGCGCCGGGACCGTTCCCCGGGGCTGACGACGGCCGGGTATGAGAACGCCGTCGCCGACTGGCATGCGGAGCGCGCGGCGCGCTACGCCGAGGTGCTGCGTGAGCGGGGAGGAACCGCAGCATTTCTGGTGTGGGGTGACCCGGCGCTGTACGACTCGACGATCCGCATTGTCGAGCAGGTGAAAGCCCTTGGGCTTGAACTGGATTACGATGTGCTGCCCGGGATCAGCGCCCCGCAGCTGCTGGCGGCCCGGCACCGGATCGTGCTGCACGAAGTGGGTCGGCCGGTGCACATCACCACCGGCCGGCGACTGCTCGAGGCGGTCGATGAAGGCCAGGACAACATCGTCGCGATGCTCAACAGCGAGCTCGATCTTTCCGCGGTGGCCGACTGGACGATCTGGTGGGGCGCCAACCTCGGCGCGACGGGGGAGCGACTGATCAGTGGCCGAGTCGCGGACGTCGCCGACGAGATCGCGGCCGCCCGTGGCGCGGCCAGGGCCGAGGCGGGTTGGGTGATGGACGTGTTCCTGGTGCGGCGAACCTGA
- a CDS encoding antibiotic biosynthesis monooxygenase family protein, which produces MIVEHGVLPIRPGSEADFEAAFAKARPLISAQPGFLGISMSRSVESPNLYLLLVQWENIEAHTEGFRKSPEFEQWRALLHGFYESPPVIEHFVGID; this is translated from the coding sequence GTGATTGTGGAACATGGAGTGCTGCCCATCCGGCCGGGCAGCGAAGCCGATTTCGAAGCAGCGTTCGCCAAGGCGCGACCGCTGATCTCCGCCCAGCCCGGGTTCCTGGGCATTTCGATGTCCCGGTCGGTCGAGTCGCCGAATCTGTACCTGCTGCTGGTGCAGTGGGAGAACATCGAAGCCCACACCGAGGGTTTTCGGAAGTCCCCGGAATTCGAACAATGGCGTGCGCTGTTGCACGGTTTCTACGAGTCACCGCCGGTGATCGAGCACTTCGTGGGCATCGACTGA
- a CDS encoding cobyrinate a,c-diamide synthase: MGVPLPRLVIAAPASGHGKTTVAVGVMAALSARGLQVSGHKVGPDYIDPGYHALATGRPARNLDPYLVGADRIVPLLLHGAAGADVAVIEGVMGLFDGRLGTDGEASTAHVAALTATPVVLVVDVSHASRTHAAVVAGLAGFDPAVRVAGVVLNKAGSARHADEVVAALRPCGIPVLGVLPRDAGVQTPSRHLGLVPAGERGEAAAVAARLAGLVEQYVDLDAVSAVARQAPELTGSAWDPAAEVTAASGRRPVVAVAAGRAFTFGYTETFELLRAAGCEVVSFDPLTDTCLPTGTAGIYLGGGFPEVYAEHLAANTALLGALRAAMAAGVPTVAECGGLAYLCRRVGADAGVGALPGCAAMTPRLTLGYRQATAVADNLLARAGDQVTGHEFHRTQVVFDRPVSAAWQLPDGPDGFASASLHASYLHTHWAGYPALAQRFADAVHGFSGPDLHHHGDVEATPGLLDFAVNIYAGARPDWLEHALHASLDDAVAYPDASAARAALAARHGLTAPEVLPTAGASEAFDLVARMRAWRCPVVVHPQYTGPHAALSAAGHTVGTVLCRAHDGFALHPDAVPEDADLVVVGNPTNPTGVLHPAQTLRQLLRPGRVVLVDEAFLDAIPGEPETLSGERHSGLLVSRSLTKHWSIPGVRAGYLLGDPALLADAARLQIPWSVSASALAAMLVCSDERAERESDRRARQLMSWRVHLSEGLAAREIRFVAGLAPFVLAQVGRGAHTALRENGIAVRRADTFPGLDDSWVRIAVRPPDLTDQLLVTLDRTRR, encoded by the coding sequence GTGGGCGTTCCCCTTCCCCGTCTGGTCATCGCCGCACCCGCGTCCGGGCATGGCAAGACCACGGTGGCCGTCGGGGTGATGGCGGCGCTGTCGGCACGCGGCCTGCAGGTCAGCGGGCACAAGGTGGGCCCGGACTACATCGACCCCGGTTATCACGCGCTGGCCACCGGCCGGCCGGCCCGCAACCTGGATCCGTATCTGGTCGGCGCCGACCGGATCGTGCCGCTGCTGCTGCACGGCGCCGCGGGCGCGGATGTCGCCGTGATCGAAGGCGTGATGGGGCTTTTCGACGGGCGCCTGGGCACCGACGGCGAGGCTTCCACCGCCCATGTCGCGGCGTTGACGGCGACGCCGGTGGTGCTGGTCGTCGACGTCTCGCATGCCTCCCGGACACACGCGGCGGTGGTGGCGGGCCTGGCTGGTTTCGATCCGGCGGTGCGCGTCGCCGGGGTGGTGCTGAACAAGGCCGGCAGTGCGCGGCACGCTGATGAAGTCGTTGCCGCTTTGCGCCCCTGCGGTATTCCGGTGCTCGGGGTGCTGCCTCGCGATGCGGGCGTGCAGACTCCGTCGCGGCATCTCGGCCTGGTACCGGCGGGTGAGCGCGGCGAGGCGGCGGCCGTGGCGGCTCGACTTGCCGGGTTGGTAGAGCAGTACGTGGACTTGGACGCGGTGTCGGCGGTGGCGCGCCAGGCTCCGGAATTGACCGGCAGCGCCTGGGATCCGGCTGCCGAGGTCACCGCCGCGTCGGGGCGGCGGCCGGTGGTGGCCGTCGCCGCGGGGCGGGCGTTCACGTTCGGCTATACCGAGACGTTCGAGCTGCTGCGCGCCGCCGGTTGCGAGGTGGTGAGCTTCGACCCGCTCACCGACACGTGTCTGCCGACCGGTACCGCCGGGATCTACCTGGGCGGCGGGTTCCCGGAGGTGTACGCAGAGCACTTGGCGGCCAACACCGCGCTGTTGGGTGCGCTGCGGGCGGCGATGGCCGCGGGAGTGCCGACCGTCGCCGAGTGTGGCGGGTTGGCCTACCTGTGCCGCCGGGTGGGTGCGGACGCCGGGGTGGGCGCGCTGCCGGGTTGTGCGGCGATGACCCCGCGCCTGACGCTGGGTTACCGGCAGGCCACGGCGGTGGCCGACAATCTGCTGGCGCGGGCGGGAGATCAGGTCACCGGGCACGAGTTTCACCGCACCCAGGTCGTTTTCGATCGCCCGGTCAGCGCGGCCTGGCAGCTTCCCGACGGGCCGGACGGCTTTGCCTCGGCGAGCCTGCATGCGTCCTACCTGCACACCCATTGGGCCGGGTATCCCGCGCTGGCCCAGCGGTTCGCCGACGCCGTGCATGGTTTCAGCGGCCCGGATCTGCACCATCACGGTGACGTCGAGGCCACACCGGGGCTGCTCGATTTCGCGGTCAACATCTACGCCGGGGCGCGCCCGGACTGGCTCGAGCACGCATTGCATGCCTCCCTCGACGACGCCGTGGCCTACCCCGATGCGTCGGCGGCCCGCGCCGCGTTGGCCGCCCGGCACGGTCTCACCGCCCCGGAGGTACTGCCCACTGCGGGGGCGTCGGAGGCCTTCGACCTGGTGGCTCGAATGCGAGCGTGGCGCTGCCCGGTGGTGGTGCATCCGCAGTACACCGGCCCGCATGCCGCGCTGAGCGCTGCCGGTCACACCGTCGGCACGGTGCTGTGCCGGGCCCACGACGGCTTCGCACTGCACCCCGACGCGGTGCCCGAAGACGCCGACCTCGTCGTCGTCGGCAACCCGACCAATCCCACCGGGGTACTGCATCCGGCGCAGACGTTGCGCCAACTGCTGCGTCCGGGCCGGGTGGTGCTGGTCGACGAGGCGTTCCTCGATGCGATCCCCGGTGAGCCGGAAACCCTATCCGGGGAGCGGCATTCGGGTCTGCTGGTCAGCCGCAGCCTGACCAAGCACTGGTCGATCCCCGGGGTTCGCGCGGGATATCTGCTCGGCGATCCCGCACTGCTCGCCGACGCGGCACGACTACAGATCCCCTGGTCGGTGTCCGCGTCGGCGCTGGCGGCCATGCTGGTGTGCTCGGATGAGCGGGCGGAACGCGAAAGCGACCGTCGGGCACGGCAATTGATGTCCTGGCGGGTGCACTTGAGTGAGGGCCTCGCCGCGCGCGAGATACGGTTCGTCGCAGGTTTGGCACCGTTTGTGCTGGCCCAGGTCGGCCGCGGGGCGCATACGGCGTTGCGCGAGAACGGTATTGCCGTGCGGCGCGCCGACACTTTTCCGGGCCTGGATGACAGCTGGGTGCGGATCGCGGTGCGGCCCCCTGACCTGACGGATCAGCTGCTGGTCACGCTCGACCGGACGCGGCGGTGA
- a CDS encoding nitroreductase/quinone reductase family protein, with protein sequence MTATEITGAEHDRLYGIQAQRYPGFATYRERTDRVIPVVELSPVNS encoded by the coding sequence GTGACGGCCACCGAGATCACCGGCGCCGAACATGACCGGCTCTATGGGATTCAGGCACAGCGTTACCCGGGTTTTGCCACCTATCGGGAGCGCACCGATCGGGTCATCCCGGTCGTCGAGCTGAGTCCCGTGAACAGCTAA
- a CDS encoding cobyric acid synthase, with protein sequence MAGILIAGTTSDAGKTVVATGVCRALARRGVRVAPYKAQNMSNNSMVCVDADGVATEIGRAQWIQACAARVEPEPAMNPVLLKPGSDQQSHVVLMGRPWGTLSSSNWMHGRAELAAAAHSAYDDLAGRYDVIVAEGAGSPTEINLRAGDYVNMGLARHAGLPVVVVGDVDRGGVFAAFFGTVALLSSEDQALVAGFIVNKFRGQQRLLEPGLADLERLTGRRVFGTLPWHPELWLDSEDALDLDGRRSARTAARRVAVIRLPRISNFTDLDALGLEPELDVVFAADPRGVSDADLVVLPGTRATISDLAWLRSRGIDSAIAAHAAAGKPVLGICGGFQMLGRMIRDPQGIEGAPEVAGLGLLDVETSFAADKVLRLSDGGYEIHHGRITRGDGAGEFPGGARAAQVFGTMRHGALESDALRAAFLRDTLGLEPSGVSFPAARERRLDLLGDLIEEHLDVDAVLELAGGGPPAGLPFLPPGAP encoded by the coding sequence ATGGCGGGCATCCTGATCGCCGGAACCACCAGCGACGCCGGAAAGACCGTGGTGGCCACCGGTGTGTGCCGGGCGCTGGCCCGCCGCGGTGTGCGGGTGGCGCCGTACAAGGCGCAGAACATGTCGAACAACTCCATGGTGTGTGTCGATGCCGACGGCGTGGCGACCGAAATCGGCCGGGCGCAATGGATTCAGGCCTGCGCTGCCCGAGTCGAGCCGGAGCCCGCCATGAATCCGGTTCTGCTCAAGCCCGGCAGCGACCAGCAGAGTCATGTGGTGTTGATGGGCCGGCCGTGGGGAACCCTGTCGTCGTCGAACTGGATGCACGGCCGAGCGGAGTTGGCCGCGGCGGCGCACAGCGCCTACGACGATCTCGCCGGACGCTATGACGTTATCGTCGCAGAGGGGGCAGGTAGTCCGACCGAGATCAATTTGCGGGCAGGCGATTACGTGAACATGGGCCTGGCTCGGCACGCCGGCCTGCCGGTGGTGGTCGTCGGCGACGTGGACCGCGGCGGGGTGTTCGCGGCGTTCTTCGGCACCGTCGCCCTGCTGTCGAGCGAGGACCAGGCGCTGGTGGCCGGGTTCATCGTGAACAAGTTCCGTGGCCAGCAGCGGCTGTTGGAGCCCGGCCTGGCCGATCTGGAGCGCCTCACCGGCCGACGAGTGTTCGGCACGCTGCCGTGGCACCCGGAGCTGTGGCTGGACTCCGAGGACGCGCTCGACCTGGACGGCCGGCGCTCGGCGCGCACCGCGGCGCGACGGGTTGCGGTGATCCGGCTGCCACGGATCAGCAATTTCACCGACCTGGACGCACTCGGGCTGGAACCCGAGCTGGACGTGGTGTTCGCTGCCGACCCGCGCGGGGTGTCCGACGCCGATCTGGTGGTGCTGCCCGGAACCCGGGCAACGATCAGCGATCTGGCCTGGTTGCGGTCGCGCGGAATCGACTCCGCGATCGCCGCGCACGCCGCCGCGGGCAAGCCGGTACTGGGGATCTGCGGGGGCTTCCAGATGCTGGGCCGGATGATCCGCGATCCCCAGGGAATCGAAGGAGCGCCCGAGGTGGCCGGGCTGGGTCTGTTGGACGTCGAAACAAGCTTTGCCGCAGACAAGGTGCTGCGCCTGTCCGACGGCGGCTACGAGATCCACCACGGCCGCATCACCCGCGGTGACGGTGCCGGTGAGTTTCCCGGCGGCGCCCGGGCTGCTCAGGTGTTCGGCACCATGCGGCACGGTGCCCTGGAGTCCGACGCGCTGCGCGCGGCATTCCTGCGTGACACCCTGGGCCTGGAGCCGTCGGGTGTGTCCTTTCCCGCCGCCCGGGAGCGTCGCCTCGACCTGCTCGGGGATCTGATCGAAGAACACCTGGACGTCGACGCCGTGCTGGAGCTGGCGGGCGGCGGGCCGCCGGCGGGACTGCCGTTCCTACCGCCGGGGGCACCGTGA
- a CDS encoding glutamine synthetase III, which yields MSGNTTRLQAIAQVEAHVPPACSFDPAKAPGEIFGANVFTKAEMRSRLPKAIYKSVVATIEKGAKLDPTVADAVGAAMKDWALEKGATHYAHVFYPMTGLTAEKHDSFLEPVSDGQALAEFAGKTLTQGEPDASSFPSGGLRSTFEARGYTGWDVTSPAYILENPNGNTLCIPTVFVSMTGEALDYKTPLLRSQQAMGAHAERILKLFGHKDLEKVVSFCGPEQEYFLVDRHFFLARPDLINAGRTLFGAKPPKGQEFDDHYFGAIPERVLGFMMDTERELFKLGIPVKTRHNEVAPAQFEVAPMFEQANIASDHQQLLMTVFKTIAKKHGMECLFHEKPFAGVNGSGKHVNFSVGNAELGSLLVPGDTPHENAQFLVFCAAVIRAVHKFGGLLRVSVASATNDHRLGANEAPPAIISIFLGDQLADVFEQIAKGAATSSKGKGSMIIGVDTLPVLPTDPGDRNRTSPFAFTGNRFEFRAPGAGQTVAVPMIVLNTIMADSFDYLATALETAVADGEEFDTAVQKLLTDVITEHGAVVFNGDGYSENWQAEAATRGLPNLKTTLDAIPELIKPEAVEVFEKYGVFNERELHSRYEVRLEQYALTIGVEAKLALELGSTTILPAAIRYQTELAQNAAALTAAGMTPSLALLQDVSEPISALIGALDTLKKALSDHSAESAFDEAKHAQQALLPAMDAVRAAADTLESVVADDLWPLPTYQEMLYIL from the coding sequence TTGAGTGGAAACACCACCCGCTTGCAGGCGATTGCGCAAGTCGAAGCCCATGTGCCCCCCGCTTGCAGCTTCGACCCTGCAAAAGCCCCGGGTGAGATCTTTGGCGCCAACGTGTTCACCAAGGCGGAGATGCGATCCCGGCTGCCCAAGGCGATCTACAAATCGGTGGTAGCGACCATCGAAAAGGGCGCCAAGCTTGACCCGACGGTGGCCGACGCGGTGGGCGCGGCGATGAAAGACTGGGCGTTGGAGAAGGGCGCGACCCATTACGCGCACGTGTTCTATCCGATGACAGGGCTGACCGCAGAAAAGCATGACAGCTTTCTCGAGCCCGTTTCGGACGGACAGGCGCTGGCTGAGTTCGCCGGCAAGACCCTAACCCAGGGCGAGCCTGACGCATCGAGCTTCCCGTCCGGAGGTCTGCGATCGACGTTCGAGGCCCGCGGCTACACCGGCTGGGACGTCACCAGCCCCGCCTACATTCTGGAGAATCCCAACGGCAACACCCTGTGCATCCCCACGGTTTTCGTGTCGATGACCGGCGAGGCGCTGGACTACAAGACGCCCCTGCTCCGCAGCCAACAGGCGATGGGTGCACACGCCGAGCGCATTCTGAAACTGTTCGGGCACAAGGACTTGGAGAAGGTGGTCTCGTTCTGTGGCCCCGAGCAGGAGTATTTCCTGGTCGACCGGCACTTCTTCCTGGCACGGCCCGACTTGATCAACGCCGGCCGCACCTTGTTCGGAGCCAAGCCACCCAAGGGGCAGGAGTTCGACGATCACTACTTCGGGGCGATCCCCGAGCGGGTGCTGGGGTTCATGATGGACACCGAGCGGGAGCTGTTCAAGCTCGGCATTCCGGTCAAGACTCGCCACAACGAGGTTGCCCCGGCTCAGTTCGAGGTGGCCCCGATGTTCGAGCAGGCCAATATCGCCTCAGATCACCAGCAGTTGCTGATGACCGTGTTCAAGACCATCGCCAAGAAGCACGGTATGGAGTGCCTGTTCCATGAGAAGCCCTTTGCCGGGGTGAACGGCTCAGGGAAGCACGTCAACTTCTCGGTGGGCAATGCTGAATTGGGCTCGCTACTGGTGCCGGGTGACACTCCGCACGAAAATGCCCAATTCCTGGTGTTCTGCGCGGCGGTCATCCGTGCCGTGCACAAGTTCGGCGGGCTGCTGCGCGTTTCGGTGGCCTCAGCCACCAATGACCACCGACTGGGCGCCAATGAGGCGCCGCCGGCGATCATCTCGATCTTCCTCGGCGATCAGCTCGCAGACGTCTTCGAGCAGATCGCCAAGGGCGCTGCGACGTCGTCAAAAGGTAAGGGCAGCATGATCATCGGCGTCGACACTCTGCCGGTGCTGCCCACCGACCCGGGCGACCGCAACCGCACCAGCCCATTTGCCTTCACCGGCAACCGATTCGAGTTCCGGGCACCCGGCGCGGGCCAGACCGTCGCCGTGCCGATGATCGTCCTGAACACCATCATGGCCGACTCGTTCGACTACTTGGCCACCGCGCTGGAGACAGCGGTAGCCGATGGTGAAGAGTTCGACACCGCGGTGCAGAAGCTGCTGACCGACGTCATCACCGAACATGGGGCGGTGGTCTTCAACGGGGACGGCTATTCCGAGAACTGGCAGGCCGAGGCCGCCACCCGCGGGCTGCCCAACCTCAAGACCACGCTGGACGCCATCCCGGAACTGATCAAACCCGAGGCAGTGGAAGTCTTCGAGAAATACGGCGTCTTCAACGAACGCGAGCTGCACAGCCGCTACGAGGTGCGACTGGAACAGTACGCACTGACCATCGGCGTCGAGGCCAAGCTGGCGCTCGAACTCGGCTCGACCACCATCCTGCCGGCCGCGATCCGCTACCAAACAGAGCTCGCGCAGAACGCCGCTGCATTGACCGCGGCAGGTATGACCCCGAGTTTGGCACTCCTGCAGGACGTCTCGGAGCCGATCAGCGCACTAATCGGAGCCCTGGACACCTTGAAGAAGGCCCTGTCCGATCATTCGGCGGAATCCGCGTTCGACGAGGCCAAGCATGCCCAGCAGGCGCTGTTGCCCGCCATGGATGCTGTCCGGGCCGCCGCCGACACGTTGGAGAGTGTGGTGGCCGACGACCTGTGGCCGCTGCCGACCTATCAGGAGATGCTCTACATCCTCTGA
- the cbiB gene encoding adenosylcobinamide-phosphate synthase CbiB codes for MIAARALGLALGYGADRVWGDPRRRHPVAGFGTCALALERQIYRDNRASGVAHVLVLVGGATGLAYTAELLARNPLARTVLTAAVTWAVLGGRSLEREADTVHALLVAGDLDSARTRVRNLVGRDTTALGPDEVARAVVESVAENTSDAVVASFVWGAVAGIPGLIAHRAANTLDAMIGHRNARYDRFGWAAARLDDALGLPASRLSGVLAAALGPDGAGALRAWHRNARHHPSPNAGVVEAAFAGALGVQLGGVNTYYGNRREDRARMGYGRVPVPSDIPRSTRLARRVGVGALLTAVAWCLGRGR; via the coding sequence GTGATTGCGGCCCGGGCACTCGGACTGGCCCTCGGCTATGGTGCCGATCGCGTCTGGGGTGATCCGAGGCGGCGGCATCCGGTCGCCGGATTCGGGACGTGCGCACTGGCGCTGGAGCGGCAGATTTACCGCGACAATCGGGCGAGCGGGGTCGCCCACGTCCTGGTCTTGGTCGGCGGTGCCACCGGCCTGGCGTACACCGCCGAACTGCTCGCCCGAAACCCGTTGGCGCGAACGGTCCTGACTGCGGCAGTTACCTGGGCGGTGCTCGGCGGCCGGTCCCTGGAACGCGAAGCCGATACCGTGCACGCTTTGCTGGTCGCCGGCGACCTGGACTCGGCCAGGACCCGGGTCCGCAACCTGGTCGGTCGCGACACGACCGCGCTGGGCCCCGACGAGGTCGCCCGCGCCGTCGTCGAATCCGTCGCGGAGAACACCTCCGACGCGGTGGTGGCGTCGTTCGTGTGGGGGGCAGTGGCTGGGATTCCCGGCCTGATCGCGCACCGCGCAGCCAACACACTGGATGCCATGATCGGGCACCGCAACGCCCGCTACGACCGGTTCGGCTGGGCGGCAGCCCGGTTGGATGACGCGCTGGGATTGCCGGCCTCCCGGTTGAGCGGTGTCCTGGCGGCTGCTCTGGGCCCTGATGGTGCCGGCGCACTGCGGGCGTGGCACCGCAACGCCCGCCACCATCCCAGTCCCAATGCCGGAGTGGTCGAGGCCGCTTTCGCCGGGGCGCTGGGCGTGCAGCTCGGCGGGGTCAACACCTATTACGGGAATCGGCGGGAGGATCGCGCGCGGATGGGTTACGGCCGGGTGCCGGTGCCCTCCGATATTCCGCGGTCGACGCGGCTGGCGCGGCGGGTGGGCGTGGGCGCACTGCTCACCGCGGTGGCGTGGTGTCTGGGTCGCGGGAGATGA